A window of the Nitrospirota bacterium genome harbors these coding sequences:
- a CDS encoding type II toxin-antitoxin system RelE/ParE family toxin codes for MRLIRFRHKGLLQLYTEGNAKGVLASHLDKVRKVLLALETALTLEQVGRFPGWKLHPLKGDMKGYWSVTVTGNWRIVFRYHEPTHTASDIDLIDYH; via the coding sequence ATGCGCCTTATCAGATTTCGCCATAAAGGGCTCCTGCAGCTCTACACAGAGGGTAATGCGAAAGGCGTCTTAGCATCACATCTCGATAAGGTGAGGAAGGTTCTCTTAGCCCTTGAGACCGCCCTCACCCTTGAACAGGTGGGCCGCTTTCCGGGCTGGAAGCTGCACCCGTTGAAAGGTGACATGAAGGGCTATTGGAGTGTAACCGTGACTGGAAACTGGCGCATTGTGTTCCGCTATCACGAACCAACACACACCGCCAGCGACATTGATTTAATCGACTACCACTGA
- a CDS encoding HigA family addiction module antidote protein, with translation MTMKNPPHPGDLIRTEIIDALGLSVSKAADILKVRRATLSDLLAGKASLSPEMALRIEKAFGPDMDHLLRMQLAYDVAQTRSHAKKLRIKRYVAA, from the coding sequence ATGACCATGAAGAACCCGCCCCATCCGGGCGACCTTATCAGAACCGAGATCATCGACGCTCTGGGCTTGAGCGTATCCAAAGCCGCAGACATTCTCAAAGTTCGCCGCGCGACCCTGTCGGATCTTCTCGCCGGCAAGGCGTCTCTCTCCCCTGAAATGGCCCTCCGCATTGAGAAAGCGTTCGGCCCTGACATGGACCACCTTCTTCGGATGCAGCTTGCGTACGATGTGGCACAGACCCGCAGCCATGCCAAGAAACTCAGGATCAAGCGTTATGTCGCCGCATAG